The region TCTGTGTGGTGCCGGTGATAATGGAAAAAATCTATAAAAAACGGGTAGCCGCCACCATCAACAACAACAAGTTGTTAAATTACTGTGTAATGATCCCCGGCGTCCGCAATATCATCCTGAAAGCCATCGGCCGTAAATTGCTTGATTTTTTCGGGGGACGGCTCCAGCTTGCCGCCATCGGCGGGGCGCCGATGATCAAGGAGATAGAGATCTTCTTTTACAAATCAGGGTTCCCCTATCTGGTGGGATACGGCCTCACTGAGACTGCGCCGCTTCTTTCAGGCGGCCCGTTCAGAGATCCGACAATTGCCGTGGGATCGTCAGGAAAACCCATCCCGGGAGTGGAAATCCGCATTAACGACCCGGATCCCCGGACCGGCACAGGAGAAATACTTGCCCGCGGCCCGAACATCATGCAGGGGTATTACAAGAACCCCGAACTCACCGCGCAGACCATTGATGCCGACGGCTGGCTTTCCACCGGTGACCTCGGTTACCTTGATGACAGAAACAATCTGTTTATCACCGGCCGCTCAAAAAGTGTCATTGTCCTTGCCCACGGCGAAAATATTTACCCTGAAACAATCGAGGACAAGATCAACGCCAACTATCATGTTGCCGAATCCCTGGTGATTGACAACAACGGCAGACTCGAAGCAATCATCTACCTGGATTATGATCTCATCAGCCTTGAAACCGGTGATCAAAGTCAGGCGGCACAACTGGAATACATCGGTGGCCTGCTTGACAAAATCCAGAAAGAAACAAATGCTCAGCTGCCCCTTTACTCCCGGATATCAAAATGCATCGAACGCCGGGAGCCTTTTGTCAAAACCGCAACCCACAAAATCAAACGTTATCTGTATTCAAAAGAATCCTGATCTCGAGGTACAGCTGAACAATCACGGTTCGGAGATTTTTGTTGTTTTTGAGGTAATAGGAGCCTGTCGGAATAGTTGCATCTCATGAAGCAGCTTCCGCTTCCTGTTTTATCAACTTTAAGATAATCACCCGGGTGAGTCCGCTGAAATACGCGATAAAAAACCAATAGATGGAAAAAAAGAACTTTGACGCTTTACAGGTACAAAAGACCCTGGTCTCGGTGGAAAGCAGGGTTGCATCTTGCCGGCCGGACAATTTAAAATTCCAGACACATTTAATGTAGCCTTTGGCATTGAATTGTTTAAATGCATCAGGCGAAA is a window of Pseudomonadota bacterium DNA encoding:
- a CDS encoding AMP-binding protein, which codes for MTLSTLNDLIQTSAREFAGKPAVSFAFEKPMVYRDFQKTVRRVAAFLSRRKVTKGDTVAILAENSPNWGIAYFAIVRLGAIAVPILPDFTGPDVRQIIADSGATILFTTEQQIEKIYEMKKHPLRLVITLDNFTDDNELLNCMTFRQCIQDGKDAVLPDRAVTSEDPASIIYTSGTSGHSKAVVLTHSNFMACTNSASRLIAIRKDWTFLSMLPMSHTYEFSIGFLLPLMTGARIVYTGKPPTPTILHKICQKEKPDVICVVPVIMEKIYKKRVAATINNNKLLNYCVMIPGVRNIILKAIGRKLLDFFGGRLQLAAIGGAPMIKEIEIFFYKSGFPYLVGYGLTETAPLLSGGPFRDPTIAVGSSGKPIPGVEIRINDPDPRTGTGEILARGPNIMQGYYKNPELTAQTIDADGWLSTGDLGYLDDRNNLFITGRSKSVIVLAHGENIYPETIEDKINANYHVAESLVIDNNGRLEAIIYLDYDLISLETGDQSQAAQLEYIGGLLDKIQKETNAQLPLYSRISKCIERREPFVKTATHKIKRYLYSKES